Proteins from one Prevotella sp. E2-28 genomic window:
- the carB gene encoding carbamoyl-phosphate synthase (glutamine-hydrolyzing) large subunit codes for MNKKNLKKVLVLGSGALKIGQAGEFDYSGSQALKALREEGIKSVLVNPNIATIQTSEGIADQVYFQPVNTHFVTEIIKKERPDGILLAFGGQTALNCGTELYLNGTLKEYGVEVLGTSVEAIMDTEDRDRFVKKLDEIELKTPVSHAVENMEDALKAAHEIGFPIMIRSAYALGGLGSGICPDEKAFKELAESAFTFAPQILVEESLKGWKEIEFECIRDANDRCFTVASMENFDPLGIHTGESIVVAPTCSLTEEQVKMLQEITIKCVRHLGIVGECNIQFAFNAVTNDYRIIEINARLSRSSALASKATGYPLAFVAAKIALGYTLDQIGEMGTTSSAYVAPSLDYMICKIPRWDLTKFAGVSRQIGSSMKSVGEIMSIGRSFEEMMQKGLRMIGQGMHGFVGNDHTKFENLDDELANPTDLRIFAIAQALEEGYTIERIEELTKIDPWFLERLKHIVDLKHELQKYNKLEEISDELLLEVKRCGFSDFQIARFVLKSKSTNMEKENLEVRKYRKQRGIMPSVKRIPTVASEHPELTNYLYFTYTHVPAFGNAEGENYKAAHDINYYNNEKSVVVLGSGAYRIGSSVEFDWCSVNAINTARKLGYKSIMINYNPETVSTDYDMCDRLYFDELSLERVLDVIDLEQPRGVIVSVGGQIPNNLAMKLHRQGVPVLGTSPVDIDRAENRDKFSAMLDKLGIDQPAWRALTSFEDVKEFVDKVGYPVLVRPSYVLSGAAMNVCYDDEELHRFLNMATEVSKEYPVVISKFMTETKEIEFDAVADKGEVVEYAISEHVEYAGVHSGDATMVFPAQNIYFSTVRQIKKIAYKIAAELNISGPFNIQFLAKNREVKVIECNLRASRSFPFVSKILKRNFIETATKIMLDAPYQRPDKSEFDIDRIGVKASQFSFARLQNADPVLGVDMSSTGEVGCLGDDLNEALLNALIATGYSIPKDAVLISSGGAKGKVSLLEPAQQLAKKGYTIYATGGTAKFFNDNGVKAIAVNWPDEAGDNVMDLISQHKVGLVINVPKNHTSRELTNGYKIRRGAIDHNIPLMTNVRLAKAFIEAFTAMTLDDVKIKSWQEYNN; via the coding sequence ATGAACAAAAAGAATCTTAAGAAGGTGCTCGTACTCGGTTCGGGCGCACTGAAAATCGGACAGGCTGGTGAGTTTGACTACTCGGGCTCGCAAGCACTGAAAGCCCTGCGCGAAGAGGGCATCAAGAGCGTGTTGGTAAATCCAAACATTGCCACCATCCAGACTTCGGAAGGTATTGCCGACCAAGTGTATTTCCAACCAGTGAACACCCATTTCGTCACAGAAATCATCAAGAAAGAGCGTCCTGACGGCATTCTGCTGGCATTCGGTGGACAGACGGCCTTGAACTGTGGTACGGAACTTTATCTGAACGGCACACTGAAGGAGTATGGCGTTGAGGTACTGGGTACCAGCGTAGAGGCTATCATGGATACGGAGGACCGCGACCGCTTCGTGAAGAAACTTGATGAGATAGAACTGAAGACTCCCGTGAGCCACGCCGTAGAGAATATGGAAGATGCGCTGAAGGCTGCTCACGAGATAGGATTCCCCATCATGATTCGCTCGGCTTATGCACTGGGTGGACTGGGCTCAGGTATCTGTCCTGACGAGAAGGCCTTTAAGGAGTTGGCTGAATCGGCCTTCACCTTTGCACCTCAGATTCTGGTAGAAGAGAGCCTGAAGGGCTGGAAGGAAATTGAGTTCGAGTGCATCCGCGATGCTAACGATCGTTGTTTCACTGTAGCCTCAATGGAGAACTTCGACCCCCTGGGTATTCATACTGGTGAGTCAATCGTGGTGGCTCCTACTTGCTCGCTGACGGAGGAGCAGGTGAAGATGTTGCAGGAGATCACCATCAAGTGCGTGCGTCACCTAGGTATCGTGGGCGAATGTAACATTCAGTTTGCCTTCAATGCCGTGACCAACGACTACCGCATCATCGAAATTAACGCTCGTCTGAGTCGTTCTTCGGCTCTGGCTTCAAAGGCTACGGGTTATCCCCTCGCCTTCGTGGCTGCTAAGATTGCACTGGGCTACACCCTCGACCAGATTGGTGAGATGGGAACGACCAGTAGTGCGTATGTGGCTCCAAGTCTCGACTATATGATTTGTAAGATTCCTCGTTGGGACTTGACGAAGTTTGCTGGCGTAAGCCGTCAGATTGGTTCTTCGATGAAGTCTGTAGGTGAGATTATGAGTATCGGTCGCAGCTTCGAGGAGATGATGCAGAAGGGTCTGCGTATGATTGGTCAGGGTATGCACGGCTTCGTGGGCAACGACCACACGAAGTTCGAGAACCTAGACGATGAGCTGGCTAACCCCACCGACCTGCGTATCTTCGCTATCGCACAGGCATTGGAAGAGGGCTACACCATTGAGCGTATTGAGGAATTGACGAAGATTGATCCTTGGTTCCTGGAGCGCCTGAAGCATATCGTTGACTTGAAGCATGAGTTGCAGAAGTACAACAAGTTGGAGGAAATCTCTGACGAGTTGCTACTGGAGGTGAAGCGTTGTGGTTTCAGTGACTTCCAGATTGCCCGCTTCGTACTGAAGTCGAAGTCAACGAACATGGAGAAAGAGAACTTGGAGGTTCGTAAGTATCGTAAGCAGCGTGGTATCATGCCTTCTGTAAAGCGCATTCCTACCGTGGCTTCTGAGCATCCTGAACTGACGAATTATCTGTACTTCACCTATACCCACGTGCCTGCCTTTGGCAATGCTGAGGGTGAGAACTATAAGGCTGCTCATGATATTAACTATTACAATAACGAGAAGTCTGTAGTTGTCTTAGGTTCAGGTGCTTACCGCATTGGCTCAAGTGTAGAGTTCGACTGGTGTTCGGTGAATGCTATCAACACTGCTCGCAAACTGGGTTACAAGTCAATCATGATTAACTACAACCCCGAGACCGTATCTACCGATTATGATATGTGCGACCGTCTGTACTTCGACGAACTGTCACTGGAGCGCGTGCTCGATGTGATAGATTTGGAGCAGCCTCGCGGCGTGATTGTCTCTGTGGGTGGTCAGATTCCTAACAATCTTGCTATGAAGTTGCATCGTCAGGGTGTGCCCGTGTTGGGAACAAGTCCTGTGGATATCGACCGTGCCGAGAACCGCGACAAGTTCTCTGCTATGCTCGACAAGCTGGGTATCGACCAGCCTGCATGGCGTGCGCTGACCTCGTTTGAGGATGTGAAGGAGTTTGTGGATAAGGTGGGCTATCCTGTTCTGGTGCGTCCTTCATACGTACTCTCGGGTGCTGCTATGAACGTGTGCTACGACGATGAGGAGTTGCACCGCTTCCTGAACATGGCTACTGAGGTGTCGAAGGAGTACCCTGTGGTTATCTCGAAGTTCATGACAGAGACTAAGGAGATTGAGTTCGATGCTGTGGCCGACAAGGGCGAGGTGGTAGAATATGCTATCTCTGAGCACGTAGAATATGCTGGTGTACACTCTGGTGACGCCACGATGGTATTCCCTGCTCAGAACATCTATTTTTCTACTGTACGTCAGATTAAGAAGATTGCCTATAAGATTGCTGCTGAGCTGAACATCAGTGGTCCTTTCAATATCCAGTTCTTGGCAAAGAACCGCGAGGTGAAGGTGATTGAATGTAACCTGCGCGCCAGTCGTTCATTCCCCTTCGTATCAAAGATTCTGAAGCGCAACTTCATCGAGACGGCTACGAAGATTATGCTCGACGCCCCCTATCAGCGTCCTGACAAGAGCGAGTTCGATATTGACCGTATCGGCGTGAAGGCTTCACAGTTCTCGTTCGCCCGCTTGCAGAATGCCGACCCCGTGCTGGGTGTGGATATGAGCTCTACGGGTGAGGTTGGCTGCTTGGGTGATGACCTGAACGAGGCATTGCTTAATGCTCTGATTGCTACAGGCTACTCTATCCCCAAGGATGCTGTGCTGATTTCTTCAGGTGGTGCCAAGGGTAAGGTGAGCTTGCTGGAGCCTGCTCAGCAGTTGGCTAAGAAGGGCTACACCATCTATGCTACAGGTGGTACTGCGAAGTTCTTCAATGATAATGGTGTGAAGGCTATCGCCGTGAACTGGCCCGACGAGGCTGGCGACAACGTGATGGATCTTATCTCACAGCATAAGGTGGGCTTGGTTATCAACGTGCCCAAGAACCACACCTCACGTGAGCTGACAAATGGTTATAAGATTCGTCGTGGTGCCATTGACCATAACATCCCCTTGATGACCAACGTGCGCCTGGCAAAGGCCTTCATTGAGGCTTTCACCGCTATGACACTCGACGACGTTAAGATTAAGTCTTGGCAGGAGTACAACAACTAA
- a CDS encoding glycoside hydrolase family 10 protein — MRKYLCILLLLLAFVTTWAQSPKHEVRAVWLTTIGGIDWPHSYKADTQKNELIDILDKLKASGINTVLIQTRVRGTTIYPSAIEPWDGCITGNPGKRPSYDPLQLCIDECHKRGMECHAWVVTIPVGKWNKLGCKQLRQKFPKLIKKIGEDGYMDPEQSQTGDYIASICEEIVKNYDVDGIHLDYIRYPETWKIKVSRPQGREYITSIVRKINKVVKTEKPWVKLSCSPIGKYDDLRRYRAGGWNARTAVCQDAQAWLKDGLMDALFPMMYFQGNNFYPFAIDWKEQSAGRIVVPGLGIYFLDPREGKWTLDQVERQMYVSRQLGLGHCYFRSKFFTDNVKGIYDFGARFDAVPALVPPMTWAGKRQPSEPASITLNGNTLSWAEAMDSSDAPYLFYNIYASEDFPVDITKAENLMAMRLTKTSIQVPNNGMNYAVTAMNRYGQESTPAQLLINAGGKYARMKITKTDGRPVALPRKGAVLDAEYIIIETFGGQQIAIQPYAELIDVSTLPDGLYQLRSLGKKGRNHRIGFFCIKR, encoded by the coding sequence ATGAGGAAATATCTTTGTATTCTACTACTATTACTGGCCTTTGTAACGACTTGGGCACAGTCACCTAAGCATGAAGTTAGAGCCGTATGGCTGACCACCATAGGAGGCATAGACTGGCCTCACTCATATAAAGCCGATACCCAGAAAAACGAACTTATAGATATCCTTGATAAGTTGAAGGCATCAGGCATCAACACTGTTTTGATTCAAACACGCGTTAGAGGTACCACTATCTACCCCTCGGCCATTGAGCCTTGGGACGGATGTATCACGGGCAACCCTGGTAAGCGCCCTTCGTATGATCCCTTGCAGTTGTGTATTGACGAGTGTCACAAGCGTGGAATGGAATGTCACGCATGGGTGGTGACTATCCCCGTTGGAAAATGGAATAAGCTGGGATGTAAGCAGTTGCGACAGAAATTCCCAAAACTTATCAAGAAGATTGGCGAGGACGGCTATATGGATCCGGAACAGAGTCAGACAGGCGACTATATCGCCTCTATCTGCGAGGAAATCGTGAAGAACTATGACGTTGACGGTATTCATCTGGATTATATCCGCTATCCGGAAACGTGGAAAATTAAGGTGAGTCGTCCTCAAGGCAGGGAGTATATCACCAGCATTGTGCGCAAGATTAACAAGGTGGTGAAAACGGAGAAGCCCTGGGTGAAACTATCGTGCTCACCCATAGGTAAATATGACGACCTGCGACGTTATCGTGCCGGTGGCTGGAATGCCCGCACCGCCGTATGTCAGGACGCTCAGGCATGGCTGAAAGACGGACTGATGGATGCCCTCTTCCCCATGATGTATTTCCAGGGGAATAACTTCTATCCCTTCGCCATTGACTGGAAGGAACAGAGCGCAGGGCGCATCGTTGTACCTGGACTGGGCATCTATTTTCTGGACCCTCGCGAGGGAAAATGGACGCTTGACCAGGTGGAGCGTCAGATGTACGTTAGCCGACAATTAGGACTGGGACATTGCTACTTCCGTTCTAAGTTCTTTACTGACAATGTGAAGGGTATCTACGACTTCGGTGCCCGATTCGACGCCGTGCCCGCACTGGTGCCGCCAATGACGTGGGCAGGAAAGCGACAGCCCTCAGAGCCCGCATCAATAACGCTTAACGGCAACACACTTTCATGGGCAGAAGCAATGGACTCAAGCGATGCACCATACCTTTTCTATAATATTTATGCCAGCGAGGACTTCCCAGTGGATATCACAAAGGCCGAGAACCTGATGGCCATGCGACTGACGAAGACCAGCATACAGGTGCCTAATAACGGGATGAATTATGCTGTTACGGCCATGAACCGCTACGGTCAGGAGAGTACGCCTGCGCAGCTGCTGATTAACGCCGGTGGGAAATATGCCAGAATGAAGATTACCAAGACCGACGGACGTCCTGTGGCACTGCCACGAAAAGGTGCAGTGCTCGATGCGGAATATATTATCATAGAGACTTTTGGCGGACAGCAGATAGCCATACAGCCCTATGCAGAATTGATAGATGTTAGTACCCTACCCGACGGACTGTATCAGCTTCGCTCACTGGGTAAGAAAGGGCGTAACCATCGCATAGGATTCTTCTGCATTAAGCGCTGA
- a CDS encoding carbon starvation protein A translates to MITFVLSLVALVLGYFIYGRFVERVFGPDDRPTPALAKADGVDFMVLPSWKIFMIQFLNIAGTGPIFGAIMGAKFGPSAYLWIVLGCIFAGATHDYLSGMLSMRNGGANLPEIIGKYLGNVPKQVMLIFSVFLLMMVGAVFVYSPASLLQTLCKDSGVEFLTSSTFWIVVIFVYYIIATMMPIDKIIGKVYPLFAFSLLFMAVALMAMLFVKQPDIPELWEGVGEASLTAKNIFPCLFITIACGAISGFHATQSPLMARCMKSEKMGRPIFYGAMITEGLVALIWATVAMYFFYNEPTPGYQEMAGGESVISKAPGIVNMVCENWLGVFGSILAILGVVAAPITSGDTALRSARLIIADFIHLEQKSIRKRLYVCIPMFTAVIALLVWQMANPEGFDVIWSWFGWSNQTLSVFTLWAITVYLVRAGKNYFITLIPALFMTTVCVTYLFSEQVFSLDLTNATYIAAGTCVLVFVWFLVWYLKFNKKSE, encoded by the coding sequence ATGATAACTTTTGTGCTGAGCCTTGTGGCTCTTGTATTGGGCTATTTTATCTATGGCCGCTTTGTTGAGAGAGTGTTTGGACCTGACGACAGACCTACGCCTGCCCTTGCCAAGGCCGATGGTGTTGATTTCATGGTATTGCCTTCATGGAAGATTTTCATGATCCAGTTCCTTAACATTGCAGGCACAGGCCCCATCTTCGGAGCCATCATGGGTGCCAAGTTCGGACCCTCAGCTTATCTTTGGATTGTTCTTGGATGTATCTTTGCTGGTGCCACGCACGACTACCTCTCTGGTATGCTCTCCATGCGTAACGGTGGTGCCAACCTGCCCGAGATTATCGGCAAGTATCTGGGTAATGTGCCTAAGCAGGTGATGCTTATATTCTCTGTATTCCTGCTGATGATGGTGGGTGCAGTGTTTGTGTATAGTCCTGCTTCGCTGTTGCAGACGCTCTGCAAGGATTCTGGCGTAGAGTTCCTGACGAGCAGCACGTTCTGGATTGTCGTCATCTTCGTGTATTACATCATTGCCACGATGATGCCTATCGACAAGATTATCGGCAAAGTTTATCCGCTTTTTGCCTTCTCCTTGCTGTTTATGGCTGTGGCCCTGATGGCCATGCTCTTCGTGAAGCAGCCCGATATCCCTGAACTCTGGGAGGGGGTAGGCGAGGCCTCGCTCACAGCGAAGAATATCTTCCCCTGCCTGTTTATCACCATTGCCTGTGGCGCCATCAGTGGTTTCCACGCTACGCAGAGCCCCTTGATGGCCCGTTGCATGAAGAGCGAGAAGATGGGACGCCCCATTTTCTATGGTGCCATGATTACAGAGGGTCTGGTAGCACTTATCTGGGCTACGGTGGCCATGTATTTCTTCTATAACGAGCCCACACCAGGCTATCAGGAGATGGCTGGTGGCGAAAGCGTTATCAGCAAGGCTCCTGGCATTGTGAACATGGTGTGCGAGAACTGGCTTGGCGTGTTCGGCAGCATCCTGGCTATCCTCGGTGTTGTGGCAGCCCCCATTACCAGTGGCGATACGGCGCTGCGCTCAGCCCGTCTGATTATTGCAGACTTCATCCACTTGGAGCAGAAGAGCATCCGCAAGCGCCTGTATGTGTGCATCCCCATGTTTACGGCTGTCATCGCCCTGCTCGTTTGGCAGATGGCTAACCCCGAGGGCTTCGACGTGATTTGGAGCTGGTTTGGCTGGAGCAATCAGACGCTCTCAGTCTTCACCCTCTGGGCTATCACCGTCTATCTGGTTCGTGCTGGCAAGAACTATTTCATCACGCTGATCCCTGCCCTGTTCATGACCACCGTCTGCGTCACCTACCTGTTCTCCGAGCAGGTGTTCAGTCTCGACCTTACCAATGCCACCTACATTGCTGCAGGCACCTGCGTGCTGGTATTCGTGTGGTTCCTTGTATGGTATTTGAAATTCAATAAAAAATCAGAATAG
- the nadC gene encoding carboxylating nicotinate-nucleotide diphosphorylase, producing MLSVEELNDKLIDLAFAEDIGDGDHTTLCCIPADAVGESKLLIKEEGIFAGVEIAKEVFHRFDPEMQVKVYVEDGAHVMPGDIVMSVKGKEQSLLQTERLMLNILQRMSGIATMTHKYQQALMDAGTKTRVLDTRKTTPGMRMLEKEAVKIGGGMNHRIGLFDMILLKDNHIDFCGGVHNAISRAKAYCKEKGKNLKIECEVRNFKELEEALAEGCDRIMFDNFTPEETARAVKIVNGRAETESSGGITFDTMIPYAKAGVDFISFGALTHSVKGLDMSFKAAGSDKLKITPRS from the coding sequence ATGTTAAGTGTTGAAGAACTAAATGACAAACTGATCGATCTCGCTTTTGCTGAGGATATTGGTGATGGTGACCATACCACACTGTGCTGCATTCCTGCCGATGCTGTAGGTGAATCGAAATTATTGATTAAGGAGGAAGGTATCTTCGCTGGCGTAGAAATTGCCAAAGAGGTGTTCCATCGCTTCGACCCAGAGATGCAGGTAAAGGTCTATGTTGAAGACGGCGCCCACGTTATGCCTGGTGACATCGTGATGAGCGTGAAAGGTAAAGAGCAGAGTCTGCTGCAGACTGAGCGTCTGATGCTTAATATTCTACAACGTATGTCAGGCATTGCTACAATGACACATAAGTATCAGCAGGCTCTCATGGATGCTGGCACTAAGACTCGTGTTCTTGATACCCGAAAAACAACGCCTGGCATGCGTATGCTTGAGAAGGAGGCTGTAAAGATTGGTGGAGGTATGAACCACCGCATCGGACTCTTCGATATGATTCTTCTGAAAGACAATCACATTGATTTCTGTGGAGGCGTTCACAACGCAATCTCGCGTGCTAAAGCTTACTGCAAAGAGAAAGGTAAGAACCTGAAGATTGAGTGCGAGGTGCGTAACTTTAAGGAGTTAGAAGAGGCACTTGCTGAGGGCTGTGACCGCATCATGTTTGATAACTTTACACCCGAGGAAACGGCTCGTGCAGTTAAAATTGTTAATGGACGTGCAGAGACAGAGTCATCAGGTGGCATCACTTTCGACACGATGATTCCTTATGCAAAAGCAGGCGTTGACTTCATCTCCTTTGGTGCCTTGACGCATTCTGTCAAGGGACTCGATATGAGTTTCAAAGCAGCAGGAAGTGATAAACTTAAAATTACCCCTCGTTCATAA
- a CDS encoding dipeptidase, whose amino-acid sequence MKRQLLLSVLTIAATGAIACTNFIVGKKASVDGSVICSYSADSYGMFQGLKHQPAAKHPKGSMRQVYDWDTNKYLGEIDEAEETYNVIGNINEWQVTIGETTFGGREEMVDTTGIIDYGSLIYITLQRAKTAREAIDIMTSLVEKYGYYSEGETFTICDPNEAWIMEMMGAFVPDSIKKSLKKSQLKQLGRTVWVALRIPDDMICGHANQSRITKFNMKDKSGDVRFSKNVVSYARLMGWFSGKDEDFSYNAAYAAPDFTGRRICDARVWQFFNRYADGMDRYIPWAEGHDKDAEVMPLWVKPNKKLTVQDVETAMRDHFEDTPFSLDNDLGGGIWDMPYRPTPLYYKVDGKEYFNERPVSTQQAGFVFVSQMRSWLPREVGGCFWFANDDGNMAPFTPVYCCTTKAPRPYNTPGADELNFSMDNAFWVQNWVSNMVYPRYSMLFPSLKEVRDSLDNSYFRAQKEVEDKALTMDEAARTKYLTAYTGQKADQMLARWKQLATYLIVKYNDMTVKPEENGKFTRTKYGLGATVKRPGYSEKYAREIVKQTGKKFEK is encoded by the coding sequence ATGAAACGACAACTACTTTTATCTGTTTTGACTATCGCCGCAACAGGAGCGATAGCTTGTACTAATTTTATCGTGGGTAAGAAAGCTTCAGTTGATGGTTCGGTAATCTGTTCATATAGTGCCGATAGCTACGGCATGTTCCAAGGTTTGAAACATCAGCCTGCTGCCAAGCATCCGAAGGGCTCGATGCGCCAGGTCTATGACTGGGACACGAACAAATATCTGGGCGAGATCGATGAGGCAGAAGAGACCTACAACGTGATTGGAAATATCAATGAATGGCAGGTGACCATTGGCGAGACGACCTTTGGTGGACGTGAAGAAATGGTTGACACAACAGGTATTATTGACTATGGTTCACTGATTTATATCACCCTGCAGCGTGCAAAGACTGCTCGCGAGGCTATCGATATTATGACCTCGCTGGTAGAAAAGTATGGCTACTATTCTGAGGGCGAGACCTTCACGATTTGCGACCCCAATGAGGCGTGGATTATGGAGATGATGGGTGCCTTTGTGCCCGATTCTATCAAGAAGAGCTTGAAGAAATCGCAACTGAAGCAGCTGGGTCGTACGGTATGGGTGGCCCTGCGTATTCCTGATGATATGATTTGCGGACATGCCAACCAGAGCCGTATCACGAAGTTCAACATGAAGGACAAGTCGGGCGACGTGCGCTTCTCGAAGAACGTGGTAAGCTACGCCCGATTGATGGGCTGGTTCAGCGGTAAGGACGAGGACTTCAGCTATAACGCCGCCTACGCAGCTCCCGACTTCACTGGTCGTCGTATCTGCGACGCCCGCGTATGGCAGTTCTTTAATCGTTATGCCGATGGTATGGACCGCTATATTCCCTGGGCAGAGGGTCACGACAAAGATGCAGAGGTGATGCCTCTGTGGGTGAAGCCCAACAAGAAACTTACCGTTCAGGATGTAGAGACAGCTATGCGCGACCATTTTGAGGATACTCCTTTCTCACTCGATAACGACCTGGGGGGTGGTATCTGGGACATGCCTTATCGTCCCACACCTCTATATTACAAGGTTGATGGTAAAGAGTACTTCAATGAGCGTCCTGTATCTACGCAGCAGGCTGGCTTTGTCTTCGTGAGTCAGATGCGCTCATGGTTGCCTAGAGAGGTTGGTGGCTGCTTCTGGTTTGCCAATGATGATGGCAACATGGCCCCCTTCACACCTGTATATTGCTGCACAACGAAAGCTCCACGTCCCTATAACACCCCAGGTGCCGATGAGCTGAACTTCTCGATGGATAATGCCTTCTGGGTGCAGAACTGGGTGAGCAACATGGTGTATCCCCGCTATTCTATGCTCTTCCCCTCGCTGAAAGAGGTGCGCGACTCGCTGGATAATTCCTATTTCCGCGCTCAGAAAGAGGTGGAGGACAAGGCTCTCACTATGGATGAAGCTGCCCGTACAAAATACCTTACAGCCTATACTGGCCAGAAAGCCGACCAGATGCTGGCACGCTGGAAGCAGTTGGCCACTTATCTTATCGTAAAATACAACGATATGACGGTGAAGCCTGAGGAGAACGGCAAATTCACTCGTACGAAATACGGACTGGGCGCTACAGTAAAGCGTCCTGGCTACTCAGAGAAATACGCACGCGAAATCGTAAAACAAACTGGTAAAAAGTTTGAGAAATAA
- the ettA gene encoding energy-dependent translational throttle protein EttA: protein MATVDDKKVIFSMVGVSKTIQQNQKQVLKNIYLSFFYGAKIGIIGLNGAGKSTLMKIIAGLDQQYQGNVVWSPGYSVGYLPQEPPLNEEKTVKENVMEGVQHVYDALAEYDEINVKFGLPEYYEDPDKMDKLMQRQAELQDIIDATDAWNMDSKLDRAMAALNCPPGDWSVKNLSGGERRRVALCRLLLQKPDVLLLDEPTNHLDAESIDWLEQHLQQYEGTVIAVTHDRYFLDDVAEWILELDRGEGIPWKGNYSSWLEQKSQRLALEEKQASKRRKTLERELEWVRMAPKARQAKGKARLNSYDKMLNEEQKQKEEKLEIYIPNGPRLGNKVIEASHVSKAYGDKVLFSDLNFNLPPNGIVGVIGPNGAGKTTLFRLIMGLEQADAGTFEVGETVKLSYVDQQHKDIDPEKSVYQVVSQGNETIRMGGRDINVRAYLSRFNFSGADQEKKCGVLSGGERNRLHLAIALKQEGNVLLLDEPTNDIDVNTLRALEEGLEAFAGCAVIISHDRWFLDRICTHILAYEGDGNVFYFEGNYSEYETNKAQRLGLEEPKRVRYRKLMDE from the coding sequence ATGGCTACAGTTGACGACAAGAAAGTGATTTTCTCGATGGTTGGCGTAAGCAAGACCATTCAGCAGAATCAGAAACAAGTACTTAAGAATATATACCTCAGTTTCTTCTATGGTGCCAAGATTGGTATCATCGGTCTGAACGGTGCTGGTAAATCGACATTGATGAAAATCATTGCCGGACTGGACCAGCAGTATCAGGGCAACGTGGTGTGGAGTCCAGGCTACAGCGTGGGATACCTGCCACAGGAGCCACCCTTGAATGAGGAGAAGACCGTAAAGGAGAACGTGATGGAGGGCGTGCAGCACGTGTATGATGCGCTGGCCGAATACGACGAGATAAACGTGAAATTCGGATTGCCAGAATATTATGAAGACCCAGACAAGATGGATAAGCTGATGCAGCGACAGGCCGAACTTCAGGACATCATCGACGCTACGGATGCGTGGAATATGGACTCGAAGCTGGACCGTGCGATGGCTGCACTCAACTGTCCTCCAGGCGACTGGAGCGTGAAGAACCTGTCAGGTGGTGAACGTCGTCGTGTAGCCCTCTGCCGACTGCTTCTTCAGAAACCCGATGTGCTCTTGCTCGACGAGCCTACCAACCACTTGGATGCCGAGAGCATCGACTGGCTGGAGCAGCACCTGCAGCAGTATGAAGGTACGGTGATTGCCGTGACCCACGACCGCTACTTCCTGGACGATGTGGCAGAGTGGATTCTGGAACTGGACCGTGGTGAGGGTATTCCCTGGAAGGGCAACTACTCAAGTTGGCTGGAACAGAAGAGTCAGCGACTGGCATTGGAGGAGAAACAGGCCTCGAAGCGCAGGAAGACACTGGAGCGCGAGCTGGAGTGGGTGCGTATGGCGCCAAAGGCTCGTCAGGCAAAGGGAAAGGCTCGTCTGAACTCTTACGACAAGATGTTGAACGAGGAACAGAAGCAGAAGGAAGAAAAGCTGGAGATATACATTCCCAACGGACCACGTCTGGGCAACAAAGTTATCGAGGCTTCGCACGTGTCCAAGGCCTATGGCGACAAGGTGCTGTTCAGCGACCTGAACTTCAACCTGCCACCAAACGGTATCGTGGGTGTTATTGGTCCTAACGGAGCTGGTAAGACCACGCTCTTCCGACTGATTATGGGCTTGGAGCAGGCCGATGCAGGTACGTTTGAAGTGGGCGAGACAGTAAAGCTCTCGTACGTAGATCAGCAGCATAAGGACATAGACCCAGAGAAGAGCGTCTATCAGGTGGTGAGCCAGGGTAACGAGACCATCCGCATGGGCGGACGCGACATCAACGTGCGCGCGTACCTTAGTAGATTTAACTTCAGCGGCGCCGATCAGGAGAAGAAATGCGGCGTACTGTCAGGTGGTGAGCGCAACCGTCTGCACCTGGCTATCGCCCTGAAACAGGAAGGCAACGTGCTGCTGCTCGACGAGCCTACGAACGATATCGACGTGAACACCCTGCGTGCCCTTGAGGAAGGTCTTGAGGCTTTTGCCGGATGTGCTGTCATCATCAGTCACGACCGTTGGTTTCTAGACCGTATCTGTACGCATATCCTGGCCTACGAAGGCGACGGCAACGTATTCTATTTCGAAGGCAACTACAGCGAGTATGAAACCAACAAGGCACAACGCTTAGGACTGGAAGAGCCCAAGCGCGTGCGCTATCGTAAACTGATGGACGAATAA